The stretch of DNA ATAGCAAGTGGCCGAGGTGTGGACTGAGTCATTGGCTGAGCAgtggggctgcgggttgggatgaGGGGTACCAGGGAGCCATAAGGGGGAATAGACCCAACTGTGACAGACCCTCCCGGTCCCTCTCCCCCTAGGTGGGCCTGCGCCAGCTGGACAtgtccctgctgtgccagctgtggtcGCTGTACGAGTCGATCCAGGAGTACAAGGGTCTGTTCCAGGACATGTCATCGTCCCTGCACTCCGAGGGCTCCTACGCCGCTGAGAATGGCTTCTCTGATGAGGACGATGAGTTTGAGGTGGAGCCGCCGGGCCCTGACGTGCGCAAGGAGACCCCACTGCTGGGCCGGCTCAGCCTGCCTCAGCCCCAGAACTCCCGTGACCAGTGGCTGCAGGACTCCTTCCACATCACCATCTGAACCCTGCAGCCACCACAGCCTCACCCCGTTTGGAGTAGTAGCATGTGTAGCTGGGAgctccctacagcgccccctgttgggagaggccagggctggagtagcctggctctccccctgcagccagggctcctgccctgctccctacagcgccccctgctgggagagaccagggctggagtagcctGGCCCTCCCCCTGGAGCCAGCACGCCTGCCCCGCTCCCTATAGTGCCCcatgctgggagaggccagggctaCAGTATCTGGGAACTCCCTCTACAGCCAGCACATCTGCCCTGCTCCCTATAGTGCCCCaggtggggagaggctggggcagtGCATTTTCTGGCATTGCTGCGGGTAGGATCATGTTAGCAGTTTTTAGTGCCTCAGCCATGAGCCaaaaatggccacttttaagatatttaaaaaaataaaatttaaaaacatttgacACATAGGGGGAAAACCTCCTGAAGTGGGAGAGGTGAAATGTAATATATACAGCATGTCGGGGCTCGAACCCCACCAGAGCTGTGAAATAAAGCCTCAGAAACTGACTCGGCCGTGTATTATTCCAATACCTaggagtgggagtcaggacttgGGAAAATAACTGCAGCATTTGTGTCGGACCCACTGGAGTTCTAGTTTTGTCCCCCCACTCTCACTGGCCCCACAGGGTAACTGACATGACCAAGAGTTACGCTCCCTGTTCCAATTGCCAGCTGGGCCCATTGGAGactgcaggaagggagggggatggaggacagatcccagcagctggggaggagggtggcgtGGGGAGCACAGGGCAAGGGGGGTCATGGAGGGGTCCTGGCAGTGGGGGAGGAAGGCGGCATAGGGCGAGCAGCCCAAGGGGAGGGGTCCCAGCAGTGTGGGGGGAACATGGGGAGACAGACTCCAAACCATGGTTTAATCTTTCCTTGTCACAGTGTGATTTTGGGGCTGATCTTGTGGTGTTTGAATGTTCAGGGTTGGTGACACCGTGTTTTCCCAAAAAAACCTAGCGGTTGCTCCTGCCCCACCTGCTTGGGAacagaaggggcaggggtgtTGAACCTaggaggctctgtgcactgcttaatttgtaatgaaagagatgccagggctcaagcaatctttttactttcataactgacatggcaagcccagaggtgccggggctaggaactgctAAGCCAAGAGGCTGAGCCCTGGCAAAAACTGGCTGAGAGAATTCTTGCAGAGACGGTTCATGGCCAGCAGGCGGGGCCATGGGTCTGAATTTCAGCCCCCAGGGAGATGGGCTCATGGCTCCATTagcaggatgtggggggggagATCCTATCCCTCTAGTCCCCGCCAGTTTTGGTGTCCATCCCCCACAGGCCGATCGAGGGGACACTGGCGTCCCTGAACCCTCAGATCCCacactgtgtccagctctggtccGCAGGATCCCCACACACAATGGCCTTGCCGGCCCCACTTCCTCCTATTCTCACTCAGCAACTCTGGCAGGAAGCCCCCTgcaggcctgggaggggaggggcaattCTGTGGGCCTGTTACCCttagcccctccccatcccactccaGGGAGGGACTGGGCCTCacagcagggcctgggcctgggcctggctggACAATACATCCTATCCCAACCTTCTCCCAGCTGGGGGGCAACTGAGTGGTCTAAATTATACCAACTCTACagttctgggagcagcatgggatCTAGTGGGTggtctaggagccaggactcctgggttctattctcaccTCTGGGAGCGCAGTGGGGGGTCAGGGTTTCTATTcccattttgcttattttttttgccccaaatgAGTGCAGAGGCCTCCGCAGGCTCCAGGACTCCCATGGCTGAGTGCCCTTGGGGCACACAGTGCATGGCAAATACCAGTCTGTTCTTCTGCCCTGACTCTTGTCCCCCCTAGTGTTCACCAGTGTGTTCTACAGctgccaatccctgctctgctgTCAGCCCCCAGGTTTGTGCCCCCTACActggaatggggcggggggggggggtagaggcaGACTGGGAAGGGGCTGCCAGTTCTTCCCAAAATGACAGCCCACCCCCTCTcaccctcccttcccagctggggTGGGCATGGCTATAGAAGCCCAGCCCTGAGACATGATTGCTCAGTGTTTGGCAAGAGAAACCACAATGGAAAGGGCCTGGGTGGGCTTGGGAGGGCATCCCTAGGGCTGCCggacaggagtgaggggcaccagcagggcttgggggaaggcccaaggctgggctggcagagggctgtgggtcaggattgaggggcaccagcagggctggggggaaggcccggggctggggtagcaggggactGTGGGACAGGAGTGAGGACCAAGATGTGACACCCTGGTTCAGATGCAGATTCTGCTGAGTTAACAATGAGATGGGGGCTGGTGATTCAGCCGCTGACTCAGAGGCAGCTGGTTTTGTATGGGGCAGTGGGGACACATtgcccccccctacacacacacacactttggaatGGTCACATCAACccctgtgggtggggggtggggaaagggctcATCCCAGATCCAGACCTGTGTTTGGAGCATGGCAGGAGTCCAGGACTGTGGCTCACTGACAAGCAACATGTGACATGTGTGTGGTTGCACATGGGGCACATGAGCTCACCATCAACTGCCCGTGGCTGTCCAGACACCCTGCCACACgtgacacacacacaagtgaCAGGCAGATGTGTGGTCACAGGCTTGTGCACCCGCCTGTGGCTGTGTGTGAGTAGTCACAGGGGAGCCATGGGGGAGGCCTATGTGCATGTGGCTTGCATGCGTGTGACCCTGCCAGGCAGGGATCCTTGTGCCAATGCCTGTGCTGGCGTGTGCACTTTTGCAGGAGGCCGCATGTGGCAGGAGgcccctgcccggggctggggggagctggctgctctCTGGGCCTGGCAGGCCGTTGCTAAATTTGGGGTGGTGAATTTTCCACCCCGGAGCGCAGGCGGCTCCGATGCCAGGACCCAGCTCGGCTTACTGGGTATTTATACCCGCTGAGCCTGCGGGCAGCTAtgtgagcaggggggtgggagcagttcagtgggggaggggcaggggggttgggctggggaagttgtggggagggggagggtctgTCTCCAGTCTGGTCTTAGTTGTGACCCCCAGTTGTGATCCTCCCCCCCCATACTGTGTCACCTCCCctgcctcgccccccccccccctcctgcccaggactgAGATAACCTAGTTCCTCAGGGAAGTAATGGTGGTGGGGGCAGATATTTGGGGGGGTGTCCAGAGAAGGGGTATACGGGTGCAGTGGGAACTTTTTAATCGACCTCAGATCTATTTACCCCTTCTCCCGCCCCTACAAAAACGGTGTCCCTCAACTGTGAATccctgggtgttgggggggcagCTGCTGTCCACCTCCCAGGCTGCCCCCCATCTGCACCTCCCCCACACCATCAATCCCCCACTCTTCCCGTCCCCCCTCACTACCCCCAGCTACCCCCactctttccccatcccctccatttAGCCCCCCTCCCATTCTCCCCATCTACCCCCGACTCCTCACCCCCCAtgtacccccacccccaatatcagagcccctccccccatcgccccaGACGTGCCTGGGCTAAAGCGCCCACCCTGGTGGGTCGCATTTCCAGTAACGGCCCCAtttacccccagccccgccctaccccccacccctgccccctggctgAGGGGAGCCGGGCTCGCGCCTTTCTCTGCTTCTCCTTTCGCCTCCTTCTGCTTCTTGTTTCGTCTCAGCGCGAACTTCCTGAGCGGGGcgagcccggcccagcccagcccagcccggcccagcgCTCACCCCCGGCGCCCCGAGTCCCGGGGAGGGGCGTGCGGGATCCAGGAAGCGCAGACACGGCCGGCCGACAGGCGCTGGCAGCCTGGCACGGCTCCCTCGGCCCCTCGTTCGCATTCGCCGGAGTTTTCCCTTTTCTCCCTGTCGGACTCGGACACGGGAACCGAGTTGGAACTGATCTGCCCGGCGTCTGGCCCGGGGGCAGAGAGCGGGACCGGGGAGACACCGGGGGTGAGAGCCAAGCGCCCCCCGGGATCGGGGTGTCCGGGCCGGGGGGAAGAGCCAAGAACCCCCCTGGTGTcgggggggagcccagccccccagagctCGGGGTGTCCGGTgggagcccagccccccagggatCGGGTGTCTGGGGGGAGCCCAGTCCCCCTCAGGTGTCGGGGCGGAGTCCAGCCTCTCAAAGATCGGGGTGTCCGGGGGGAACCCAGCCCCCCTAGGGATCGGGGTGtccggggggagagccaagctccctcccagagatCGGGGTGTCCGGGGGGTAAGCCAAGCCACCCGTGATTTTTCGGGGAGCCCCGTTGGCTCAGTGCCCGCATCCAAGCCGTCGCCGCTCGGGTGTCGTTTTCCGGCAGCCTCGGGGTCTGGGACGATGGGCATCGCGGGGCATCGGCCGGGGCCGCGGGGGCAGCCGTGACCTGAGAGGCGCCTGGTCCGGCTCGGCGGGGGGCTGCTCCGCGGGACCCCCCACGAGCCGCGATGAGCTCCGCGTGGAAGAGACTCCAGCGCGTGGGAAAACGCGCCTCCAAGTTTCACTTCGTGGCCTGTTACCAGGAGCTGATGGTGGAGTGCACCAAGAAATGGTGAGTGGGGCCAGCCCCGCCCTGGGGCAGACGCGGCCCGGCTCGCAGCCAGCCTTGCGTGGGGCACAGGTGGGCAGGGGGACCCCAGGGTATTTAATGGGGCAGAGGTGCGCATGGGGGGACCCTAGTATATTTtatggggcagaggtgggcacGGGAGACCTCAGTATATCTAATGGGGGAGAGGTGGGCATGGGGACCCCAGGATATCAAAGGGTTAGAGGTTGGCTCGGGGTACCCCAGTATATCTAAGGGGGAGATTAGGAATGTGAGGATGAGggaaggattgggggggggggttgtcacaGGGAGAGGGAAGCTCTTCTCAGcctcttatttttgtttattaacatGAGTTAATTAATCAAGGAGACTTAAGGAGGGAGCCAGGTACctctggcgggggtggggggaaattaaCTCTTTCTTAACTGACAGACCCCAatgggggacagggtgggggtcAGTTGTTTCActcttgaaatattttttctcctaTTTTAGCCATAGGAAGGGAACCTCCCAAAATACTGTTGGGAGGGGTGACTGAGTGAGAGGAGCCCAGGTTGTTGTCATGGGGGAGCTGTCAAGGCTGGTCTGGAAGATGGGACACTCCCCTCCCCGGTCATGGTGGGGAAATttgggcatgggggggggaattGAGGGTGGAAAGGGGTCAGTCCCCACACTCCAGTTTATAGTGGTTGAGACTCCCCCCTCCTACTCTGACCCCATGTTCCTGCTTCCACCCCAATGCTCCCCATTTCCAAAtctcccccctgctgagcccagctCCTGTAGCAGCTCCTGGGTCAGAGGGGAGCGCCCTGGGGCTGGCCTCTGCACAGAGATGTGAGGAGGCCTGGTTCTTGTGGAGCTGGGAAGAGTGATTGTAGATTTGGTGGGTCAGGGGCAAAGTCTGAGGGCCCAGCCTACTGTGGGACTTGGTTGATGCAGACTGCCCCCCTCAGGCCCAGGTGGTAAACCAGCCACGGgtctttcccgcccccccccccccatgccacctGTGGAGGTGTCTCTCAGTCCATGCAGGGcttgtgtgggaggggaaatctAGAGCTGAATCTAGGACTCAGGGACTAGCAGGAGGTAGGGGCATCCCTCCAGGATGGGGGGCAAAGCAGAAGAATTGAGAACATGCTCTAGAACACAGGGATTGGCAGAAGGTGGGTGTCGCTCAAGGCTTGGAAGAGGGGCTGGGGCACGAGGAATCTAGACCGTGCACTAGACCATGGGGAGTGACAGGTGGTGGTGGCGTTCCTCTAGGATTGGGATATGGTTGGAGTCTAGAGCATGCTCTAGAACATGGAGATAGGGGGAATCTCTTAATGTCCTGTTTTAGGGGGTGGCTAGAGCTGGAGACATCCCCTGTGATTTAGGGGGAACCTAGAAGTGGAAAGATCCCCCTCTCCCAAGCTCTGGACCATCTCCATGGAAATGGGAGGAGCCAGCAGGGGGGAGAgctggtgggattttttttaactaaaatgacCTTAAAAGGGATTCATGGAAAAATGATAAATATTTAGTGACAGCAGCTAAAAATAGAATcaggagggaggggtagggggcctggggaggggggcagagagactGTAGGAAGAGTGGGCTTATTGGGAGGGGGGGGCCAGGATAAAGGTCTCTCTTTGGGATTAGATCAGGGGCCCTT from Emys orbicularis isolate rEmyOrb1 chromosome 7, rEmyOrb1.hap1, whole genome shotgun sequence encodes:
- the FAM89B gene encoding leucine repeat adapter protein 25; translation: MNGLQAPQDCLGGNVCSIEGLPPLPKGLSGILNSSGGSWREIEKVYSKKTRIQDDLSKSRAASEKLLRSKPANLDSALAMLRKEMVGLRQLDMSLLCQLWSLYESIQEYKGLFQDMSSSLHSEGSYAAENGFSDEDDEFEVEPPGPDVRKETPLLGRLSLPQPQNSRDQWLQDSFHITI